In Macadamia integrifolia cultivar HAES 741 chromosome 1, SCU_Mint_v3, whole genome shotgun sequence, a single window of DNA contains:
- the LOC122075285 gene encoding flowering-promoting factor 1-like — protein sequence MSGVWVFKPNGVIRLVENPPGEKKVLVHLPTGETISSYSTLERILLGLGWERYYGDPDLFQFHKSPSRDLISLPNDFSKFKSVHMFDIVVKIPNIFHVRDN from the coding sequence ATGTCTGGAGTTTGGGTGTTCAAGCCGAACGGCGTGATTCGCCTAGTTGAGAACCCGCCGGGGGAGAAGAAGGTATTGGTTCACCTACCAACAGGTGAAACTATCTCATCATACTCTACCCTGGAGCGAATTCTTCTTGGGTTAGGATGGGAGAGGTATTATGGTGATCCTGACCTCTTCCAATTTCACAAGAGCCCATCCCGAGATCTCATCTCTCTTCCAAATGATTTCTCCAAGTTCAAGTCAGTACACATGTTTGACATCGTCGTTAAGATTCCTAATATCTTCCATGTCCGTGATAACTAA